The DNA region ATTCGTAAGATAGTATATATAAATAAAAATTAATTTTAGATTATTCTTATCTCTACTGAGGACATGAAAAAATTTCTTTTATCAATCAATATTAATTTAGGAGAATATGATTCTTTCTTGAATCGAATTGTCTACAATGCCTCTGAAAACATTTCATCTTATGTTTGTGTGGCGAATGTTCATATGTTGGTTGAGGCTTACAATAATCAATCATTTGCTGAAATCGTTAATAACGCTGACTTAATTACTCCAGATGGTATGCCTCTTACATGGGGTTTGAAATTAGTTCATGGCATAAGACAAGAACGTGTTGCTGGTATGGACTTACTACCAGACTTACTTTCATTGGCATCTAAACATAAATTACCTGTATACTTCTATGGTGGAACACAAGCAATGTTAGATCAGACAGAAATTTATGTTTCGGAAAACTATCCTGATTTGCAATTAGCAGGTATGTATAGTCCCCCTTTCAGAGTTTTAACTTCTCAAGAAGAACATCAAGTTATTAATTCTATTAATGGTAGCGGTGCTAAAATTGTTTTTGTGGCATTAGGATGCCCTAAGCAGGAAAAATGGATGGCCTCAATGAAAGGATATATTAATGCAACCATGATTGGAATAGGAGGGGCCTTACCCGTAATGATCGGTATGCAGAAAAGAGCGCCAGAATGGATGCAAAGAACAAGTCTAGAGTGGTTATATAGACTTTCTCAGGAACCAAAGCGCTTGTTCAAGCGGTATGCTGTTACAAATTCTATGTACTTGTTGTTGTTAGCGAAAGAGTTATTCTCAAGAAAGACATTAAAATCAATCTAATATTATAGACTAGTTGATTTTGTGAGTAATCTTTCATTTGAGTTATTTACATTAATACCATTAAATTCTTTTTATATTATTACTAATTATCTATTTTAATCCTAATTGATCTTAGTAGTGGTTGTAAATTACATTAAAAAGTTAGGATGCTGTAATCTTCTACAAAGTGCAGAGTTTAAGGTTATAATTTTCCGTTAATGTAAGTTGTTTGCCGAGTATTAGTCATTTAATTAAATAGGCTATTTATTTTACCTTTAATATTTTTAATTATATAGTTTAACTATGTTTAAATACAGGTAGAATTTTCTTTCCCCTATAATACCTTTATATAATGCTTAGGATCATTTTTTTTGATTGAAAAATTTTATAATAAGTATTTGATTTATACTTATGAAATACTAGAAACAAATTGAAACGTTTGTAGATTTCGTTAAAAAAATGGATTTATCACATGAGTAAAGTACAGGTTTTATTTTAATTATGTGATTTTGAATGTATTATTTATTTTTAATCCGTAAGTATAATATTGAGATTTTATGAATTATGATGTTTTATTGTGTAATGTGTAATTAGTTATTTAAAAGTTCCATTAATTAAGTTGAACAATTTATTGAAATATTTATCTATGAAATACAATATTATTAGCATCAATACTTGGATTAATAAAGGTAAGATTA from Siphonobacter curvatus includes:
- a CDS encoding WecB/TagA/CpsF family glycosyltransferase; the encoded protein is MKKFLLSININLGEYDSFLNRIVYNASENISSYVCVANVHMLVEAYNNQSFAEIVNNADLITPDGMPLTWGLKLVHGIRQERVAGMDLLPDLLSLASKHKLPVYFYGGTQAMLDQTEIYVSENYPDLQLAGMYSPPFRVLTSQEEHQVINSINGSGAKIVFVALGCPKQEKWMASMKGYINATMIGIGGALPVMIGMQKRAPEWMQRTSLEWLYRLSQEPKRLFKRYAVTNSMYLLLLAKELFSRKTLKSI